A region of the Deltaproteobacteria bacterium genome:
CCAAGCTATGGCGCGTCGGCGACTTGCTGCAGGGATGACACGCGGCGCAAGCGCCTGCGCTGCGCGAAGGCAAGGCGAACTACGGCGCAATTCCGCTTTGATACCCCGCAGCTTGCGGCGCGGTAGTTCATTTGCCTGAAGTCCTTCATCTAATTCGTACACCAACGGAATCCCGGTGGGAACATTTAAAGCTTCGTCTCTATTAAATATTGGTCGCCGGGTTCTCGCCTCACCTACAGTCTCTCCACTGATGATGTTTGATTGTTGCGCCCTCAACCATGTACACCACATCCTCGCAAATATTGGTTGAGAGATCGCCGATACGTTCCAGGCTTCTGGCGATCCTGATCAGATGGATAGAGGCCTCTACCGCTTCGGGCCTTGACTTCATGATGGGCACAAGCTCCCTTATCACCTGATCTCTGAGTTCATCCACCTGGTCGTCCTGTTTGCAGACCTTGCGGCCCAGATCGGCGTTTTCTTCCAGTAAAGACCGAAGGCTGTCTCTTAGCATCCCCATGGCCTTTTCAGCCATCGTCGGAATGTCCACCAGGGGTTTGACCTCAGGCGCTTCAACCACGATGAGGGCACTTTCACAGATGTTCACGGCTTCGTCCGCGATTCTCTCCAGGTCGTTATTCATCCTCAGAATCATCATAATGGTTCTTAAGTGCCTTGCATGTGGCTGGTAGCAGGCAACCCAATGAATGCACGCCTCATCTATTTCAAGCTCCAGGGCGTTTTCTTTTGGCTCATCTTGTTCAATGACTTCTGACAAGAGGCTTACATCCTTGTTTGTAAGTCCATCTATGCTCTTTTCAATCATTTTTTCAACCAAAGCAGCGCTTTGCACGAGCATTTCTTTTACCATTTTGAGGCTACCTTCAAGCATCGACTTCCTCCTAAGCTAGTTTCCATCCATAAATGGCCCTTTATGGATGAAGGCTTTGAGCTTTCAGCAATCAGCCGTCAGCTAAAAAAAGCATCAAACCAAGCAGTTAGGCTGTAAGCTGACCGCTGAGGGCTGATCGCTCCATTCACAAATCTTTGATTTGTGGATGGGCACTAAGCTAGCTTTCCCGTTAGAAACGCCTCGGTTCTTCTGTCCTTGGGCGTGGTCAAAAGCTGGCCCCTCGGGCCGAATTCTATGAGCTCTCCGGCGTGGAGAAATGCAATTAAGTCGGAAACCCTCCCTGCCTGGGCCACGTTATGTGTCACCAGGATGACGGAGACCGTCTTTTTGAGTTCCGTCATGAGTGTCTCAATACGGGCCGTCGCCGTTGGGTCTAGGGCAGACGTGGGTTCGTCGAACAGCAGAATGTCGGGCTCCACGGCCAGGGCCCGAGCGATGCACAGTCTTTGTTGTTGCCCACCGGAAAGGGTTGTGCCTTTTCTTCCGAGATGATCTTTGACCTCCTCCCAGAGGGCGGCCCTCTTTAGGGACGTTTCCACGATCCCGTCCCGTGTTGCCCGGTCCAGCCGGATGCCATTGAGTTTGTACCCGGCAATCACATTATCACGGATAGTCATCATGGGGAACGGATTGGGTCGTTGAAAGACCATGCCGATCCTGGTTCTCACTGCGATGGGATTCATCTGGTACAGATCCGCTTCCCTGAGCAAGACGCGCCCTTCCACCCTGGCCCCGGGGGTGAGTTCGTGCATCCGGTTGAAACATCGAATCAGGGTGGATTTCCCGCACCCGGACGGCCCCATGACGGCTGTTACCCTGGATTCTGGAATCGCCAGGTCCACGGTCTTGATAACACAGTTGTCGCCATAATAGGCCGACAGACGAACGGTTTTTAGAACTGTACTTTCCATCTTCGAATAACCATCCGTACGAGCAGGTTCAGCAGCAAGACAAAACCCACCAGGACACAGGCGGCTCCCCATGCAATACG
Encoded here:
- the phoU gene encoding phosphate signaling complex protein PhoU translates to MLEGSLKMVKEMLVQSAALVEKMIEKSIDGLTNKDVSLLSEVIEQDEPKENALELEIDEACIHWVACYQPHARHLRTIMMILRMNNDLERIADEAVNICESALIVVEAPEVKPLVDIPTMAEKAMGMLRDSLRSLLEENADLGRKVCKQDDQVDELRDQVIRELVPIMKSRPEAVEASIHLIRIARSLERIGDLSTNICEDVVYMVEGATIKHHQWRDCR
- a CDS encoding phosphate ABC transporter ATP-binding protein, producing MESTVLKTVRLSAYYGDNCVIKTVDLAIPESRVTAVMGPSGCGKSTLIRCFNRMHELTPGARVEGRVLLREADLYQMNPIAVRTRIGMVFQRPNPFPMMTIRDNVIAGYKLNGIRLDRATRDGIVETSLKRAALWEEVKDHLGRKGTTLSGGQQQRLCIARALAVEPDILLFDEPTSALDPTATARIETLMTELKKTVSVILVTHNVAQAGRVSDLIAFLHAGELIEFGPRGQLLTTPKDRRTEAFLTGKLA